A window of Buchnera aphidicola (Cinara confinis) genomic DNA:
CTATAGGTATTCCTCTTCCGTCATCTTTAACTGATACTGAATTATCGGGGTGTATTATAACTATAATAGTTTTACAATATCCCGCCAAAGCTTCATCGATAGAGTTATCTACTATTTCGAAAATCATGTGATGCAGACCAGTTCCATCATCGGTATCGCCGATATACATACCGGGCCGTTTTCGAACAGCGTCTAGCCCCTTTAAAATTTTTATGTTTGATGAATTATATGAATTTGGCATTTTCAATCCTTGATTAAAGATTTTTTTATATTTTATATTTAAATATAAAAGATTTTTTGTTTTTGAAAAGATTTTTATAATACAGTAAGTTAGATAAATATTAAATTTTTTTATATATTATTTATAGAAATTTAGTTTTTTTAGTAATATATTTCTTATAATCGTAGAGGCATAATTATATAAAAAATATTTTTTTCTTCTAAAGATTGAATTTGAATTTTGATTACAGGAATATCTAAAATAAAATAAATAATTTTACTTTTTAAGACATTTAAAACATCTAATAGGTAAAAAATGTTTATGGAGAATTTAATTTTTTCATCATTATATTGAATATTAAAAGAATCTTTTGATTCTTCATCTTCTTGGTTTTTTGATCTTATTTTTAGTAAGTTGTTATAAAACTTAAGAGATATTCCTTTAAAATTAGTGTCGCATAGTATTGAGGTGCGTAACAAAGCTTTTTTTAGTTTTTCCAGTGATACAGGAATGCTTTTTATTGGTTTTTTTATGATAATTTCATGATAATTAGGAAAGTTTCCGTCGATTATTTTAGTAATAAGAGATATATTTTTAATACAAAATAATATTTGATTTTTATTAATAATTATTTTAACTGTTTTTTCTTTTTCTGCTAATAATTGAGATAATTCAAGAATACTTTTTTTACTTAAAATCATTGAAAATGAATTTATTGGAATGAATATTTTTTCTTTATACATTGCTAAACGATGACCATCTGTAGCTACTCCATATAAATAGTTATTATGATATTCTAAAAGTAAGCCATTTAAGCAGTTTCGAATGTCGTGGTTTGCTATAGAAAATTGAGTAAAAGAAATAATTTTTTTGAGTAAATTTTGCGGTATAGTGATTTCCTTTTTTTCGGTATATTTTGGAAATTTTG
This region includes:
- the dnaN gene encoding DNA polymerase III subunit beta, with amino-acid sequence MKFIIKKEILLIHIKKIVNIITKNPIFPILENILININQDRLKLTSSNLEIEININISHKHYSFFKAGNTSISGKKLLHICRNAPKETNLNFKLINKKIKIQIINNIFYLITLSTKKFPKFPKYTEKKEITIPQNLLKKIISFTQFSIANHDIRNCLNGLLLEYHNNYLYGVATDGHRLAMYKEKIFIPINSFSMILSKKSILELSQLLAEKEKTVKIIINKNQILFCIKNISLITKIIDGNFPNYHEIIIKKPIKSIPVSLEKLKKALLRTSILCDTNFKGISLKFYNNLLKIRSKNQEDEESKDSFNIQYNDEKIKFSINIFYLLDVLNVLKSKIIYFILDIPVIKIQIQSLEEKNIFYIIMPLRL